In Microcoleus sp. bin38.metabat.b11b12b14.051, a single genomic region encodes these proteins:
- a CDS encoding type II toxin-antitoxin system VapB family antitoxin — translation MVTSLNVDTALLQEAIALKEEIAIETLVEIALREYIQRRKQPQHLELSFGESLSAFREKYQVHELGLNPDELWGEIRDRTFAGREVIFE, via the coding sequence ATGGTGACAAGCCTAAATGTGGATACGGCACTGCTGCAAGAGGCGATCGCACTTAAGGAAGAAATTGCGATCGAAACCCTAGTAGAAATCGCCTTGCGCGAATACATTCAACGCCGCAAACAACCGCAGCATCTCGAACTTAGCTTTGGAGAATCTCTCAGTGCATTTCGTGAAAAATATCAAGTACATGAACTAGGTTTAAATCCCGATGAACTTTGGGGAGAGATTCGCGATCGAACTTTTGCAGGGCGCGAGGTCATATTTGAATGA
- a CDS encoding type II toxin-antitoxin system VapC family toxin — MTLRYLLDTNIISEPVRPVPNANVMTQLIEAKSTVAIASVVWHEILLGCYRMPDSKRRRAIEAYLEEEVKVKLPILPYTQEAAEWFAKERARLIAIGQTPSYADGQIAAIAKVNNLILVTRNVADYANFQDLPIENWFS; from the coding sequence ATGACACTGCGTTATTTACTAGATACTAACATTATTTCTGAACCTGTTCGTCCTGTCCCGAATGCCAATGTGATGACTCAATTAATTGAGGCAAAATCCACAGTGGCGATCGCCTCGGTAGTTTGGCACGAAATTCTGCTAGGCTGTTATCGAATGCCAGACTCTAAGCGTCGCCGCGCGATCGAAGCCTATCTTGAGGAAGAAGTGAAAGTGAAATTACCGATTTTGCCCTACACCCAAGAAGCGGCTGAGTGGTTCGCGAAAGAACGAGCAAGGCTAATTGCGATCGGTCAAACACCGTCTTATGCTGATGGGCAAATTGCGGCGATCGCTAAAGTCAACAATCTGATTCTAGTGACACGAAATGTTGCTGATTATGCAAACTTTCAAGATTTACCGATCGAAAACTGGTTTTCTTAA
- a CDS encoding DUF5615 family PIN-like protein — MLGVITIAIANKSIALLFLIKPMIERVRLYSNENFPIAMVEHLRSLDCDVLTSYDADRANQGIPDDEVLRFATAQNRTVITFNRDDFVALHRGGEHHAGIIICKDDRDYLGQVTILYTYLQEVDSLDDRLIRIKKQNQRGFSYPVFVVQEYAR, encoded by the coding sequence ATGCTTGGCGTTATTACGATCGCCATCGCGAACAAATCGATCGCATTATTGTTTCTCATCAAACCGATGATTGAAAGGGTGAGGCTGTACTCTAATGAAAACTTCCCGATCGCAATGGTCGAGCATTTGCGTAGCCTTGACTGTGATGTTTTAACTTCTTATGATGCCGATCGAGCGAATCAAGGGATTCCTGATGACGAGGTTCTGCGCTTTGCTACTGCACAAAATCGGACGGTGATTACCTTCAATCGCGATGATTTTGTGGCACTGCACCGTGGCGGCGAGCATCATGCAGGAATAATTATTTGTAAAGACGATCGAGATTACCTGGGACAAGTTACTATTTTATATACCTATCTTCAGGAGGTTGATTCGCTCGACGATCGTCTGATTCGCATCAAAAAGCAGAATCAGCGTGGGTTCAGTTATCCAGTTTTTGTAGTTCAAGAGTACGCGCGATAA
- a CDS encoding DUF433 domain-containing protein, producing MNIQLVDSLIQVIESLTPEESLLFQQKLSVRAIQSTPGVCGGNARIRNTRIPVWTLVSLHQQGADEAELLRNYPGLSGFDLENAWRYYDRHREQIDRIIVSHQTDD from the coding sequence ATGAACATTCAGTTGGTTGACTCCTTAATTCAAGTGATTGAGTCGCTAACACCTGAAGAGAGTTTGCTGTTTCAACAAAAACTCTCAGTTAGGGCGATTCAAAGTACACCTGGAGTTTGTGGAGGAAATGCCCGGATTCGTAATACCCGCATTCCTGTTTGGACGCTGGTTTCGCTTCACCAACAGGGGGCTGATGAGGCTGAGTTACTGCGGAATTATCCAGGTTTGTCGGGTTTCGATCTAGAAAATGCTTGGCGTTATTACGATCGCCATCGCGAACAAATCGATCGCATTATTGTTTCTCATCAAACCGATGATTGA